The window AGAACGGGAGTGCGGCCGAGACCGACGCCTCCAACGACGGCGAGGAGGCGCAGTAACCCAATGCCGACCGTCAGCCAGCTGATTCGCATCGGGCGGCACGCGCTGCGGAAAAAGACCAAAGCGCCGGCGCTGAAGGCCTCGCCGCAGCGGCGGGGCGTGTGCGTGCAGGTGCGCACCATGACGCCGAAAAAGCCGAACTCGGCCCTGCGAAAAATCGCGCGTGTGCGCCTGACCACGGCGATTGAAGTCACGGCGTATATTCCCGGCGAGGGGCACAATCTTCAAGAGCACTCCATCGTGCTGGTGCGCGGCGGCCGCGTGAAGGACCTGCCCGGCGTGCGCTATCACATCGTGCGCGGCACCTTGGATGCCTCCGGCGTGAACCAACGGCGGAAATCCCGGTCGAAATACGGAGCGAAGGCGCCGCAAGGGGCCGGCGGCGCTGCCAAACCCGCAGCGGCTGCAGCGCCAGGAAAAAAATGAGTCGACGACGACGCGTAAGAAAAGAAGAAACGCCGCCGGATCCGCGGTATAATAATCGGCTCGTGCAGAAATTGATCCATGCGCTCATGAGCGATGGAAAAAAATCGACGGCGGAGCGCGTGGTGTATGGCGCGTTTGACTTGCTGAAGAAAAACGTCGGCACGAACGACGTGCTGACGGTGTTCCATAAGTCGATCGAGAATATCCGGCCCCACGTCGAGCTGAAGGCCCGGCGGGTCGGCGGGGCGACGTACCAGATCCCCATCGAAGTGCGTCATGACCGCAGCATGTCGCTGGCCCTGCGGTGGCTTCGCAACGCGGCGCGCAGCCGGCGGGGCGCGCCCATGGCCAAGCGGCTATCGGATGAACTCCTCAGCGCGTATAAGGGCGAAGGCTCCGCTGTCAGGAAGCGCGAAGAAACGCACAAGATGGCTGAAGCGAACCGGGCGTTTGCCCACTACCGATGGTAAATGGCCACTGAAACGATGACGCAAACCTCGTCGGATCTTGAACGGCTGACGTACACACGGAATTTCGGGGTCGTCGCGCATATCGACGCCGGCAAGACCACCACGTCGGAACGAATCCTCTTTTACACCGGCCGGATCCATAAGATCGGTGAGATTGATGAAGGCACGACCACGCTCGACTGGATGGCGCAGGAGCGCGAGCGGGGTATCACGATTACGGCGGCTGCCACGACCTGTTTCTGGCGCAAGTACCGCTTTAACCTGATCGACACCCCAGGCCACGTGGATTTCACCGCCGAAGTGGAGCGCAGCCTCAAGGTGCTGGATGGCGCCGTGGTCGTCTTCTGCGCGGTCGGCGGGGTGGAGCCCCAATCGGAAACGGTCTGGCGGCAAGCGGATAAGTACGGGGTCCCCCGCTTGGCGTTTGTCAATAAGATGGACCGGACGGGCGCAAATTTCTTGAGCGTCCTGAAGGAAATCCGCGAGCGCCTCGGCGCGAAGGCCGCTCCGGTGCAATTGCCCTGGGGGGCGGAAGACACCTTTGTGGGCGTCATCGATCTCGTCACCATGAAGAGCGTCAAGTTTGATTCGGCGAACCCTTCGAAACCTCCGGAGCTCGGCGAGATCCCGGCGGAGCTGGCGGAGCAGGCGAAGCACAACCGCCATGAACTCTTGGAAAAAGTCGCCGAACTTGATGAGGCGCTGATGGAGCAGTATATCCATGACAAGGAACCGACCGAGCAGGAATTGCGCACGGCGATCAGAAACGCGACGATTAAGCAGGGTTTCGTCCCGGTTTTTTGCGGGGCATCCTTCAGAAACATCGGGGTCCAGCCGCTGCTGGATGCCATTTGCGATTATTTGCCCTCGCCGCTCGATATCCCGATTCCTCCGGCGCATCATCCGGCCAATGATGAGGCCGTCGAATGCACCCCGGACGAGCGAGCGCCCTTCGCCGCCCTGGCCTTTAAAATTGCGCGCGATCAATTCGTCG is drawn from Candidatus Omnitrophota bacterium and contains these coding sequences:
- a CDS encoding 30S ribosomal protein S12, whose translation is MPTVSQLIRIGRHALRKKTKAPALKASPQRRGVCVQVRTMTPKKPNSALRKIARVRLTTAIEVTAYIPGEGHNLQEHSIVLVRGGRVKDLPGVRYHIVRGTLDASGVNQRRKSRSKYGAKAPQGAGGAAKPAAAAAPGKK
- the rpsG gene encoding 30S ribosomal protein S7, which encodes MSRRRRVRKEETPPDPRYNNRLVQKLIHALMSDGKKSTAERVVYGAFDLLKKNVGTNDVLTVFHKSIENIRPHVELKARRVGGATYQIPIEVRHDRSMSLALRWLRNAARSRRGAPMAKRLSDELLSAYKGEGSAVRKREETHKMAEANRAFAHYRW